The following are encoded together in the Hemicordylus capensis ecotype Gifberg chromosome 4, rHemCap1.1.pri, whole genome shotgun sequence genome:
- the LOC128353015 gene encoding protein FAM83D-B-like encodes MPPLLSVVPGARFWQGSGGRPMANQSQCLDDAPFRGFLRCWEPSPPQAYSEAQRLALEELIAGGRAAFRAFLRREEMRAFLSEPEIQAILRAAVPPPGAEENSSSAGADQPLNGSLDCSSLTYFPVQSDVEPPVLELGWPAFVSGSFRGLTRVETHFQPSFGETVYPCKEAVRKQIRSAREVIALVMDFFTDSDIFSDLLEVCRKREVKVYILLDQVTFPYFLKMCKDLGVELEQEKFLRVRSITGRTFYTRSGIKLLGKAREKFMLVDGIRVTTGSYSFIWTDGNLSSSNILILSGPEVAQFRRRFRILYAQSKLVNTKMLVACKNARVEQFFRKVMPSNELCERNILRMDFFYLRAFAENVKDKQAFSRVSWDTRCDSDIVVNVPPPVTKRKHSVFIRAQRSIRW; translated from the exons ATGCCTCCGCTCCTCTCCGTTGTCCCGGGAGCGCGATTCTGGCAGGGTAGCGGCGGGCGGCCCATGGCGAACCAGTCGCAGTGCCTGGACGATGCGCCCTTCCGAGGGTTCCTGCGCTGCTGGGAGCCCAGCCCGCCCCAGGCCTACAGCGAGGCGCAGCGCCTGGCGCTGGAGGAGCTCATCGCCGGCGGGCGGGCCGCTTTCCGAGCCTTCCTGCGCCGCGAGGAGATGCGCGCCTTCCTCTCGGAGCCCGAGATCCAGGCCATCCTGCGCGCCGCTGTGCCGCCGCCCGGCGCCGAGGAAAACTCCTCCTCGGCAGGCGCGGATCAGCCGCTGAACGGCTCTCTGGATTGCTCGTCGCTCACCTACTTCCCGGTGCAGTCCGACGTGGAGCCGCCAGTGCTGGAGCTGGGCTGGCCGGCCTTCGTCAGCGGCTCTTTTCGGGGGCTCACGCGGGTGGAGACGCATTTCCAGCCCAGCTTTGGCGAGACCGTCTACCCCTGCAAGGAAGCGGTGCGCAAGCAGATCCGATCGGCCCGGGAG GTCATTGCTCTGGTTATGGATTTCTTCACAGATAGCGATATCTTCAGCGATCTCCTAGAAGTCTGTAGGAAGCGGGAAGTTAAAGTGTACATCCTCTTGGATCAAGTTACCTTTCCCTACTTTCTGAAAATGTGCAAAGATCTGGGAGTTGAATTGGAACAGGAAAAG TTCCTCAGGGTCCGGAGTATTACTGGAAGAACATTCTACACAAGATCTGGAATTAAATTACTTGGGAAGGCCCGTGAAAAGTTCATGTTGGTTGATGGCATCAGAGTGACAACAGGTTCCTACAG ttttatttGGACTGATGGAAacctgagcagcagcaatattttAATTCTTTCTGGTCCTGAAGTGGCACAATTCAGACGGCGATTCCGGATCCTCTATGCACAGTCAAAACTTGTCAATACGAAGATGTTGGTTGCTTGCAAAAATGCTAGGGTTGAGCAGTTTTTTAGGAAAGTCATGCCTTCCAATGAGCTGTGTGAGAGAAATATCTTGAGAATGGATTTTTTCTACCTGAGAGCATTTGCTGAAAATGTGAAGGACAAGCAGGCATTTTCACGAGTTTCCTGGGACACAAGGTGTGACTCTGACATTGTAGTAAATGTGCCTCCACCAGTAACAAAGAGGAAACATTCTGTATTCATAAGAGCACAAAGGAGCATACGGTGGTGA